In Asterias rubens chromosome 17, eAstRub1.3, whole genome shotgun sequence, the genomic window gtgtgctttcagataggaataaaagacttctggctagaagtctttattattttagtgagaaattacctctttctcaaaatctacaatgttttatactatcaacagctctccaatgctcgttaccaagtcagtttttaagttaatgtttgttttgagtaattaccaaacatgtaccttccctttaaagcacaaTATATGTTATTTCATTTGATTCTACAGAGGAATTGGCTGATCAGCTGAATGCCAAATGTAACATGAACCCTATGGTTGGCATTGGACTTGGACGTGGACTCGGCCGTGGTTTTATAAGAAACACCAATCAGTGACAAGAAAAGAACTATccatccccccacccccccccccccccccctgaactGGATCGGGACTGCCTTAATATTGCCGCAACAAACGATGTTGCACTATAGAAAAGGTTGCTGTGTAAGCAAGTGGTAAGATGATTTGCATTATTTCCCCAGTGGCATTAGAAAGCGAGAGACTCAAGCATCAAACTTATGCAtggtagaagtcttttatcagcAGAATTTCTTTGATCTAAAACCCActtctttgtttttctgaaCACTATTTCTTACTTACTaaacaattttggtttttttttgtattttttaaatgtaatttgcAAAAACTTTGCACATTATAGCAAGCCtgtaagggcaagggcaccaatgcattttctccttggtaaaggaagtgtaaatttgtactggagcatttcaagggcaccaaggcaataatgccctgggggcatggaggcaatcaccttcgttgcctccgtgacgCATCACCCCTGTCATAGTGTCACTACTGTTGTTGAGTTGCATTGaattataatatttaatttttgttgttatctGTAAGGGGTGTTGAGATCCAAGATGGACCAATATTGGCGTCTCATGAGCTCTCAATTCCTGCGAAacacttgttttaaaaacaatgaatCGGGCTTTATTCGTATCCAATTAGAATCGTTTGTGACGCAGAAGTTGAAGCAGTAATAAGAATACAGGccattgaaacaaaatcataccCAGTTTTGACAACCATTTTCAGCTACTTACTTAGTATAAGCttttgtaattatgtttgtattgTGCGAAAGAGGTGATTGGTGAGCATTATCTAAGAAATTTTTCAAaatctggtgtttttttttttttttttaagaaagctCAATGAGTTATTAAAGGACACAGAGTGAGAGAGCAGACTGCTCCTCATCTTTGacttcaataaaataaacattcatTTATGGTTCATTTTTGTTATCCAATCATGCCCTATATCTTTTATCAAGCATTCGCCACTTTCAAGCTAaaaagacactgtacacctttgttaaaaaaacaccctttttgcaccaacgtgtttgctttcagatgcctaaaaaggggcTTCAGGGCTGTGTATTTTTTgatcagtgttttgtttttcgccTTCAtctatttgattttgtttacactgtGCATTTGCCTTGAgctatatttttaaaaattaatttgttgtgtTCGGCTCTCCCGCAGACCTTTTAGTTCACAGATATGAACTTGTTATTCTGTGTCTTTTTGGAGCATTGCCTACAAGCTCTGCTTCTAAAATGGATCCCTATGCGGTGTCAGTTTTTCTTCTTGATATATCGTTACTGTATTCTTTAGTGATgtcttttatttgttaatactgtgaacaataaaataaaccttgaaccttgaattGTGTAACcttcatttttttctgctaagcaagatgtTTCTACAACACAACCAGCCAAAGAttgcaatacatacatgtagtctcgagagttagctggtctctactctttcaacgggaaaccagccaaaaatTGCAGGACATAGTAcgtgagagttagctggtctctactcttacaacgggaaaccagccaaaaattgcagtacatagtacatgtgagttcacaaggctatagccttatagcgttgtgaacttatcataattttcatgaaaatgttcacaaagccttgtaaacttatcaaatttgtctcgaacatgttcacaaggctataacagccttgtgaacttagcatatttttacagtaaatgagagttagctggtctctactctaacaacgggaaaccagccaaagattgaaatacatagtacatgagagttagctgctctctactcttacaacgggaaaccagccaaaaattgcagtacatagtacatgtgagttcacaaggctatatacatgtatagcctTATAGcgttgtgaacttatcataattttcatgaaaatgttcacaaagccttgtaaacttatcaaatttgtcgaacatgttcacaaggctataacagccttgtgaacttagcatatttttacagtaaattagagttagctggtctctactctatCAACGGGAAACCAGCAAAAAATTGCAGTACATAGTACATGtgagttcacaaggctatagccttatagcGTTGTGAACTTAGCATATTTTTTACAGtaaatgagagttagctggtctctactctaacaacgggaaaccagccaaagattgaaatacatagtacatgagagttagctggtctctactctaacaacgggaaaccagccaaagattgaaatacatagtacatgagagttagctggtctctactcttacaacgggaaaccagccaaaaattgcagtacatagtacatgtgagttcacaaggctatagccttatagcGTTGTGAACTTAGCATATTTTTACAGtaaatgagagttagctggtctctataCTCTAACAACATGAAACCAGGCAAAGATTGAAATACATAGTacatgagagttagctggtctctactcttacaacgggaaaccagccaaaaattgcagtacatagtacatgtgagttcacaaggctatagccttatagcGTTGTGAACTTAGCATATTTTTACAGtaaatgagagttagctggtctctactctaacaacgggaaaccagccaaagattgaaatacatagtacatgagagttagctggtctctactcttacaacgggaaaccagccaaaaattgcagtacatagtacatgtgagttcacaaggctatagccttacaGCGTTGTGAACTTAGCATATTTTTACAGtaaatgagagttagctggtctctactctaacaacgggaaaccagccaaagattgaaatacatagtacatgagagttagctggtctctactcttacaacgggaaaccagccaaaaattgcagtacatagtacatgtgagttcacaaggctataacatgttcacaaggctataacagccttgtgaacttagcatatttttacagtaaatgagagttagctggtctctactctaacatcgggaaaccagccaaagattgaaatacatagtacatgagagttagctggtctctactcttacaacGGGAAACAAGCCAAAAATTGCAGTACATAGTACATGtgagttcacaaggctatagccttatagcGTTGTGAACTTAGCATATTTTTACAGTAAAttagagttagctggtctctactctaacaacgggaaaccagccaaagattgaaatacatagtacatgagagttagctggtctctactcttacaacgggaaaccagccaaaaattgcagtacatagtacatgtgagttcacaaggctataacatgttcacaaggctaacagccttgtgaacttagcatatttttacagtaaatgagagttagctggtctctactctaacaacgggaaaccagccaaagattgAAATACATAGTACATGTGAGTTCGCAAGGCTTATAGCGTAGTGAACTTAGCATATTTTTTACAGtaaatgagagttagctggtctctactctaacattgggaaaccagccaaagattgaaatacatagtacatgagagttagctggtctctactcttacaacgggaaaccagccaaaaattgcagtacatagtacatgtgagttcacaaggctatatatagccttatagcgttgtgaacttatcataattttcataaaaatgttcacaaagccttgtaaacttatcaaatttgtctcgaacatgttcacaaggctataacagccttgtgaacttagcatatttttacagtaaatgagagttagctggtctctactctaacAACGGTAAACCAGCCAAAGATTCCAATACACACATGTAGTACTCGAGAGTTAGCTCTATCAGtaaatgagagttagctggtctctactctaacaacgggaaaccagccaaagattccaatacatacatgtagtactcgAGAGTTAGCTCTATCAGtaaatgagagttagctggtctctactctaacaacgggaaaccagccaaagattgaaatacatagtacgtgagagttagctggtctctactcttacaacgggaaaccagccaaaaatTGCAATACATAGTACATGAGAGTTCACTGTGAACataattttcatgaaaatgttcagaaggccttgtgaacttatcaaatttgtctCGAACATGTTCACAAGGATTATAGCCTTTCAAACATTTTctatatgataagttcacaagccttgtgaaaatgttcaagaaaaatatgataagttcacacgGCTATAAGGCtacatatagccttgtgaaaatgttcaagaaaaatgtaataagttcacaaggcttataataCACTTAGTTTGGGTTCATTGGGCCAGTGTGCAACCTATCAAGCTGCTATCAGCAATTTTGGTGATGAGTTGAATTTATTTGTAATGTCTGGTACCTGGTAGATTACAAATGAACACTCGGTTTGAAATTCCTCAGAATATTGCTGCATAATGTAGAGCAAGTTTTGAAATACCCAAAACACGAGGGTaccgaagtacatgtatgaccaattTGAAGGTTGCAAAACACTACTGATTATGTGTCTGTAATATtaggaccaatgggagacttaagattgctaggtggcagcaaacacgaGGGTaccgaagtacatgtatgaccaattTGAAGGTTGCAAAACACTACTGAATATGTGTCTGTAATAATATtaggaccaatgggagacttaagattgctaggtggcagcaaacacgaGGGTaccgaagtacatgtatgaccaattTGAAGGTTGCAAAACACTACTGAATATGTGTCTGTAATAATATtaggaccaatgggagacttaagattgctaggtggcagcaaacacgaGGGTaccgaagtacatgtatgaccaattTGAAGGTTGCAAAACACTACTGAATATGTGTCTGTAATAATATtaggaccaatgggagacttaagattgctaggtggcagcaaacacgaGGGTaccgaagtacatgtatgaccaattTGAAGGTTGCAAAACACTACTGAATATGTGTCTGTAATATtaggaccaatgggagacttaagattgctaggtggcagcagactaaccaggtaaatgtccattgtttatgtagttctgagcatgtgccCATTACCAAGAATAATGAGTTTACAATACTCCTAAGTGAtctttttattttggttgtgaaaCCCTGCGCTGAAGTGTCCTAAGCACTGTATTCTTGGTACTTTCTGATTCTTTGCTGAAAAAGAACTCTACAGGCAAACTTGTTTATTATTGATACCcacttatttttgcttagcagtgtACATGAGGCCAGCGGCTCTATGTGATCACTCCCAGGTCATACATAGTTATTAGGTCGGAAGTTTTATCAATCAAAATTAAACTGCCATGATATGAAAGAACAGATgttcactctcaaaagaaaatGCCTAGTTTGGGggatttctgtttgttttttgttttcactgttgAGCTGGAAAGTTTGGGACAAAAAAGTAATATGAGTTGAATGTGAGTATGTGACCAATTGGAGATGTTTGGATGGTCCTTTTGTAACAGCTCTTGCGTGTAGTGCACATGCTCATACCTATGCGCGCCAATACTGAGCTGCAAAAAAAAGGGactgttaagtctgctgccatcagCGTCTTTAAAGTCTTTGGAAGGCAACTGTCTTAAACTTATAGTGTTGTATACTGCATGGCTCTCATCGAATAACTGGTTCTGTATGTGATATATTTGCTTTGGCCCACTTGGTTACACCCAGCTCATAAATATTAAGTACTGTCTACTTTGCATACagctcatgtcaaaggtcacaccatGACCTGCATTCCCAGGTATAGACTAGTTAATAAAACGTTTTTCCAGTATGGCAGCTCCTTTGCAcagtgtgtggattattgtctACCATCCCACGCGAAATACACTACAACTGGCGACGAGGATGGGATGTCAAAAAGTTTAATAACTATCTACAGGGACGGAAGTTTACATTGGTTACGGATCATCAACCACTCACTTCCATCTTCCATCCTGCTAAGAGTGTTCCCACGACAACAGCATCACGTATGGTGCGATACGCTCTTTTTCTTGCTAGTCACGACTACGAAATAGAATACAAGAACACCACTAAGCACTGTAATGCGGATGGACTTTCGCGACTGCCAGTACCTGAGGTTCGGACTGAAGACATTGACCCGGATGATCTTCTCCACATGTCTCAGCTGGAGAAAATGCCAGTCACTAGTGCTCAAGTACGCAAAGAAACGGCTCGCGATATTGTGCTCTCCCAAGCTTGTGAATTCACCATGAAAGGATGGCCGAACACATATGACGCTGAACTTAAACCCTTTAACGTACGCAGGAATGAACTTTCACTGCACGATGGATGTCTTATGTGGGGATTACGTGTGATAATTCCACTAAAACTACGTGAGACCATTCTCGCCGAGTTGCATCAGGGTCACTTGGGAGTTGTCAAAATGAAAAATCTCGCTCGTGGATATGTGTGGTGGCCTGGACTCGATAACGACATTGAACTACTTGCGAAAGGTTGTGCTGGATGCCAAAAAGTACAGCACAATCCCAAGTCAGCACCACTCCACACATGGGAGTGGCCCACAACACCATGGCAGCGTATTCATATTGACTATGCCGGCCCATTTTTTGGCCAAATGTTTCTTGTAGTTGTGGACGCCCACTCCAAGTGGCCTGAGGTTGTGAGTACGAAATCTGCAGACTCTACGCGCACAATTGAAATTCTACGCAGCATTTTTGCACGGAATGGAGTGCCAGAGCAGTTAGTCAGCGATAACGGCCCACAGTTTACATCGGACGAGTTTCAAACATTTCTGAAGCGTAACGGGATAAAGCATATTACATCTGCCCCGTACACCCTTCTACGAATGGGCTCGCTGAACGATTCGTTCAAACCTTCAAACAAGCGCTGAAATCAATGAGTGGGGAGAAGGGTTCCACAGCAGCCAAATTGGCTAACTTTCTTTTTGCATACAGGAGTGCCCCACACAGCACGACCGGACAATCTCCAGCAATGTTGTTCTTGGGGAGAAACCTTCGTTCACGATTGGATATTCTAAAGCCTAATGTCCGTCGCCATGTCAACAACAAGCAAATGGATCAGACTGCGTCACACACATCTGCCAATATAACGCGTGAGTTTCACATTGGTCAAACTGTTTCTGTTCGCGACTACAGAGGCAATCAAAAATGGATACCTGGTGTGGTACATGCTCGCACTGGACCTGTGTCCTATGAAGTTTGTGTCGGTCCAAACATGATctggcgccgccatattgaccaACTTCTCGACTCGCACATTGGGAAACCCCCTAATCTCAATGTACCTGTACCCTATGATGTCATACCACAGATCGTACCATCGGAAATGGACAATCCTACACCAACACCAGTTGAACCAGACCTTACTGAACCTAGTGAAACGTCATCACCTACTAAACCTTCCATGTCGGGTAGTCCTCATGTTGTTGAACGTCGCTACCCCGCACGCGAACATAAACCTCCTGATAAACTCAATTTATAACTGACTGCacataaaaaccaaacaaaagaagacgtttaaagtcaaagttaaggtgttttattcaacaaacaaaaatgttgccaTGGATTACTTTGATATTTAATGGACTTACTCATTTCTGGATGTTCACTCAAACAAGTTGTTTGGAACTGTTGTTTACCTACATTTAATGGATcactgtttattatttgttttaccggACTTGTTGAACattgaaagcaacttcatatTTAGTGGGGAGGAATTGTGATATATTTGCTTTGGCCCACTTGGTTACACCCAGCTCATAAATATTAAGTACTGTCTACTTTGCATACagctcatgtcaaaggtcacaccatGACCTGCATTCCCAGGTATAGTTAATAAAACGTTTTTCCAGTATGGCAGCTCCTTTGCAcagtgtgtggattattgtctattatataacacccaagccgatccttgccatttgattggaggattgtccgtcacgtgatagcaaataaaagtaccattgcacgctgagtcactcaccgtgctttttcgttccatccgaaaagtaccattgcacgctgccagcgtgcaatggtacttttcggatggaacgaaaaagctgagtaaaaacatcactgcgtgcgcgtctttgtaacgcagcagtgttactgcaaggaataatattagtaaaattactaatacTACTAGCATTCGGATTATACTAtcaaaaattgtaggcctacgctttgtttgttttgaaagttgtgtctttcaatcaaaatgacaaagatctacttggatgttatataaaacaaataatgaatgtttttcattcgtgcaatggtgcgaatatgttcattcgttgaaagctggaatgttccattcaactcggctccgcctcgttgaatagaacattccatctttcaactcatgaacatattcgcaccattgcactcataaacattcattatgtgtataccatcccACGCGAAATACACTACACTGTAGAAATGTACTGCAGTATCATTtccatggttttatttttactgaTTTCCTTGGTACTGTTTAGGAGAAAATCTGACCAAGGACCTCATTCAATCAGAGAGTCCCTGATCAGATAGTTTTCTACTCAAGAGTAAAACTGTATATCTCGCCAATATGTACACAGACATCTTATTAAAACCCAACAAATGGCAATACCAAATAATCAGCATTTTCTGAAAGAAATTAGCCTGGATGGTTCTgaattcctgcgaatgcgaatgcactAAGAATTTTGACAGTGAATAGTTCGCAACACttgagctgtgttcaactcTTGCGGTAtattcactgcgaaaacagccctgtggtgtcaaaatttgcttcgcattggcaggaagtatgaactaggCTGTAGCCATGCCCATCAGCCCCATCAGGAGGCGTTTAATGAGATTATTTATGAATATCTAAATATCATAACATGTCAACTTGTACATTCTTGGTGTTTAAGGTCTAATACCGAGTTATATTGCAGCACTGGAGCTTGTGAAAATTAGTAGCTGTGACTTGTCTGTACAGCAGTTAAGAAGTCATAATAAATTAATGTCATCTCATATCTAAAAGAAAGACAAACTGacttttcttctttatttttgttttagattgCGGGGATCCGGACGGGGCCCCTGGGGTGGGGGCCGTGACAGGATGGTAGAACCCAGATGTGGGGgagattttttatttgatgcatatgttgggatttgGAGTGAcgtggccgagcgattaagagcgTTGGATTtgaactcttgtgtttctgatcagcagagggttcgaatctcagtcgtgacacttgtgtccttataagcaagacactgaaccatTACTtcgtcccgtgtgttgtgtaacgcacattaacgaacccagtgcacttatcgaaaagagaagaggttcgccccggtgttcctggtttgattggcagcatattgcgtcaACACACCACCTTGTGAACCatgtgctttaaaggaatagtCTCATACTTCAATTACTTTTCTTACAGGACAAAATATTGACCACCTTGATATGCCCCTAGGGATGTAATAAAGCACTAAGaacctaatattattattattattagatggGGAGGGGAAGGAAAATTAATCAATTAATTTAACATTCCCCTGCCAACAAATTtacagtgccccccccccccccccactacagATATTTTGGACTAAATGTACTTGATAGGTTTCCCTCCTGAAAATTCCACGGGGGAACTTGACAAGGGGGTCAAGTAATGTATGGcccatcaaacaaaacaaatattcccCCCTGAAGTGCCCATTCTAAAACATAGTCTAATTATAAGCATAATTATCCGCCATGAAAAAAGACGGCGCTTAAAGTaataagttttaatttattactattactaatttattaataaacttttttcttctaaatgaTTGATGTTTCACCTTCTGCTAGTGTTATCAGTATCAAGCTAAGTTTTGAAACATGTAGAAGTTGTTTCAGCACAGGAAATCACACCATACTGATTCGTTCACACTTGACAGGTCGGACACGTGACAATCACAACAATCACTCTCGTTCCCAGCTGTACTACCTCATAGTTCAGTCGTACCCACCATTAGTAAAGGAAAGGACGATGTCACACGGTTCCCGTGAAAACGAGgttatttgtttaccttttagCATTGCAGATCTAGACTTAGTTCCCTTTGAATTGAAGTTTgatctggcgttattcacgagccccGAAATGTCACgtcatcagatgttcaggcttctTAAAATGGGGAATTTTACTAATATTTCACAAGtattaatgtttgtttacacataagTCTTCTAAACCCATCTGCACTAACGAAGTAGTCGCTCGTAAAggagtttgattttttatttcgaGCGAGTGGGTAATTGGTCTTCTTATACGCGCTACTGCTAGGTTCAATTTTTGAGAGACCATCTACACAGCAGGAAGACAACATGGGCGCCACCCCAGCTGTTTTTGTCTTGCCAATTTTGGGGTTCATCTAGCAAAGGAAGCATCCACATTCTTCGTCAAGGACAATGTATGTATGATTGATATTCATTTTATGTATAAACTGTGTGTTAACTGGTGCCATGTTTCCATGTGATGTtcgttgaaccatggaggaaggaatctCCATGGTTGAACTAGAGTTGTTAATTCCCAATCAACAAACGTCTTCAAAAATGGCATTGACGACTACTTCaccaaaaacattgacatgtATAGCTTTGCAGGATGCTCACCTCAGGATATATGGAAATATATCATCCACTTCAGCTGCTCTACACATTGACTTTGTTACTTCCCATTTAGTACTTTTGCAGTAAGTTTTTGTGTGAATAATGGGTGTTTTATAAGGCTTCATTTAGCTTTCATTATgcagagcccgaatctacaggtaTAAAGAGTAAAATGTGTATTGTAAATTATACTGTGCATGTCGTAGATTTATGCCACACTGACGTCATGTGTTAGTACGATTACTCACACATGTGAACAAAGCTAGCCCCATAAATCCTCGGTCCAATACACTTCATATCCTTGGCCCCATAACGTCTGATTTCATGAAACCTTATTCAACTGCGTAAGTTCACTTGCACAACATTTATTGCACAACCTACGCCAttaacgttgcgcaagtggtcCTACGCAGTTGTGTTAAGTTTCGTGAAAGCTGCTGAAGTTGTAGATAGCCCTATCACTTGGAATTGGTCAAACATACATCACTGGTTTGGGTagaaatcaaatgaatttttaatGCGAATGATTTGCCTGATGCATGTATTATGTCGGTTGCTTATAACACAATGGATTgtagactggatccttatgctgcgttacagtaaaacatttatatgaacaaagcaccagtctacttacatCACTTGTGCTACAATGTCATGAAGATTTGACAGCTGCAACGGCTGGAAACGCGTATACCCTGATCTTTCACcgcttttttatgtatttattttaatttttcgacaattaggcctacatgatatttttatgatttttatgCCCTTCAGAGGCAAAGACATGATTTTTATGCCCTGCAGAGGCGAAGCCACTAAAGGGGCATACTGTTTCTGACATGTCCTTccgtgtgtgcgtgtgtgtgtgtttgtatggCCTATTCTCCGGGGAAATTTTTCAATAGGGACAATAGGTCCTCACTAGACGGTTCTTTGTTTTCAGATGTCCTCTgtagtcatttgtgtacaaaaccaatggcgattgcttcaatacaggaacaacagaaagtacAATAGGTTTCCTCTAACATATAATGGGGCACTGTATATGTCTGCGTGCGTGtgtataaataatttataactcAGAAGGactcaaactttttttgttgattGGTCCTGTC contains:
- the LOC117301760 gene encoding uncharacterized protein K02A2.6-like, with translation MVRYALFLASHDYEIEYKNTTKHCNADGLSRLPVPEVRTEDIDPDDLLHMSQLEKMPVTSAQVRKETARDIVLSQACEFTMKGWPNTYDAELKPFNVRRNELSLHDGCLMWGLRVIIPLKLRETILAELHQGHLGVVKMKNLARGYVWWPGLDNDIELLAKGCAGCQKVQHNPKSAPLHTWEWPTTPWQRIHIDYAGPFFGQMFLVVVDAHSKWPEVVSTKSADSTRTIEILRSIFARNGVPEQLVSDNGPQFTSDEFQTFLKRNGIKHITSAPYTLLRMGSLNDSFKPSNKR
- the LOC117301761 gene encoding uncharacterized protein LOC117301761, producing MSGEKGSTAAKLANFLFAYRSAPHSTTGQSPAMLFLGRNLRSRLDILKPNVRRHVNNKQMDQTASHTSANITREFHIGQTVSVRDYRGNQKWIPGVVHARTGPVSYEVCVGPNMIWRRHIDQLLDSHIGKPPNLNVPVPYDVIPQIVPSEMDNPTPTPVEPDLTEPSETSSPTKPSMSGSPHVVERRYPAREHKPPDKLNL